Proteins from a genomic interval of Ficedula albicollis isolate OC2 unplaced genomic scaffold, FicAlb1.5 N00760, whole genome shotgun sequence:
- the LOC101810918 gene encoding LOW QUALITY PROTEIN: class II histocompatibility antigen, B-L beta chain-like (The sequence of the model RefSeq protein was modified relative to this genomic sequence to represent the inferred CDS: inserted 1 base in 1 codon): MDCSLQELSTSECHFLNGTEKVRLVERHIYNRVEDVRFDSDIGAHVGXWGEVCSGWNSDPDIMEYKRALVDTFCRHNYEIVTPFAVETRVPPSVSISLMPSSSQPGPDRLLCSVMDFYPAQIQVRWFQGQQELSEHVVATDVVANGDWTYQLLVLLETPPRRGLSYTCQVEHVSLEQPLRQRWGTGEALGGCQRLVFYTDIQECALNLSLR; encoded by the exons ATGGATTGCTccctccaggagctgagcacgTCCGAGTGTCATTTCCTTAACGGCACGGAGAAGGTGAGGCTCGTGGAGAGGCACATCTACAACCGGGTGGAGGACGTGAGGTTCGACAGCGACATTGGGGCGCACGTGG CTTGGGGAGAAGTGTGCTCGGGCTGGAATAGCGACCCGGATATAATGGAGTACAAACGGGCTTTGGTCGACACGTTCTGCCGGCACAACTACGAGATCGTCACCCCGTTCGCCGTGGAGACCAGAG tgccccccagcgTGTCCATCTCGCTGATGCCCTCGAgctcccagcccggccccgACCGCCTGCTCTGCTCCGTGATGGATTTCTACCCTGCCCAGATCCAGGTCAGGTGGttccagggccagcaggagctctcGGAGCACGTGGTGGCCACCGACGTGGTGGCCAACGGCGACTGGACCtaccagctgctggtgctgctggaaacgCCGCCCCGGCGCGGGCTCAGCTACACGTGCCAGGTGGAGCACgtcagcctggagcagccgCTGAGACAGCGCTGGGGTACGGGGGAGGCACTGGGGGGCTGCCAgag ACTTGTTTTCTACACTGATATCCAGGAATGTGCATTAAATCTCTCACTGAGGTAA
- the LOC101811121 gene encoding class II histocompatibility antigen, B-L beta chain-like — protein MGRGAAAGAVLVALVVLGAPPGAGAELSAVFQWMAKAECHFINGTEKVRFLERSFYNRFEYARFDSDVGRYEGFTPFGERNAGRWNSDPEFLEQRKAAVDTYCRYNYRVSTPFLVERRVPPSVSISLMPSSSQPGPDRLLCSVMDFYPAQIQVRWLQGQQELSEHVVATDVVANGDWTYQLLVLLETPPRRGLSYTCQVEHVSLEQPLRQRWGTGEALGGCQRHWDVLGATGRGVLTNKFLSISVEDF, from the exons ATGGGGCGAGGGGCGGCAGCTGGGGCcgtactggtggcactggtggtgctgggagcccCCCCTGGGGCGGGCGCGGAGCTCTCGG CGGTGTTTCAGTGGATGGCAAAAGCCGAGTGTCACTTCATTAACGGCACGGAGAAGGTGAGGTTCCTGGAGAGGTCCTTCTACAACCGTTTTGAATACGCCAGGTTCGACAGCGACGTGGGGCGGTACGAGGGGTTCACCCCCTTTGGGGAGAGAAACGCCGGGCGCTGGAACAGCGACCCGGAATTCTTGGAACAAAGAAAGGCTGCGGTGGACACGTACTGCCGGTACAACTACAGGGTGTCCACCCCGTTCCTCGTGGAGCGCAGAG tgccccccagcgTGTCCATCTCGCTGATGCCCTCGAgctcccagcccggccccgACCGCCTGCTCTGCTCCGTGATGGATTTCTACCCTGCCCAGATCCAGGTCAGGTGGttgcagggccagcaggagctctcGGAGCACGTGGTGGCCACCGACGTGGTGGCCAACGGCGACTGGACCtaccagctgctggtgctgctggaaacgCCGCCCCGGCGCGGGCTCAGCTACACGTGCCAGGTGGAGCACgtcagcctggagcagccgCTGAGACAGCGCTGGGGTACGGGGGAGGCACTGGGGGGCTGCCAgaggcactgggatgtgctgggagcgactgggaggg GTGTCTTAACAAATAAATTCCTAAGCATCAGCGTAGAAGATTTCTAA